From Misgurnus anguillicaudatus unplaced genomic scaffold, ASM2758022v2 HiC_scaffold_31, whole genome shotgun sequence:
agcaaaataatcttgaacatttttcttaaacactaaattcaagaaaaatttgcttaccattggcagatttttttgttgttttatgcacaaaagcacttaaatttgatatttgtggtctaaaaactagaccatcaagaaaaaagcatcttaatttaagaatttttagatatttttactgaaaacaagacaaaaatactaagatttttttcttgaaaatcatttttttgcagtgtacaaagattaggaaacaataaaaACGATGTGTTATAGGGAGGCTATAGTACAACAAGATACAAGTTTTCGCTATTCCCAAACAATACCTGTTGAGAGAAAAAcatagttatttttttataattttttaaactattataAGAGATAGAAATGCGGTCAATATCTATGTATTTTtggaagagatgggtttttaaTTGTGTGTTGAATGTTGCAAGACATGTGGGTGACCAGAATGCAATAGGAAGGAGCACtagtttcacatacgtcattgcgtgacctttccatgtgattacgtaatacgtaaggtcacgcCAGTGCGTCACATGGAAAgagcaagacgagaagttgtggttaaaaagtacttATTTTTGGGGGGGAATGATGATGTTTCTCTATAGAAGATCCTTATGCattggttgggatcgtttagagctctctgaagctgcattgaaactgtaaagtgttgaggtccactatatggagataAATTCTGGaaagttttcctcaaaaaacataagaAACACATATTAGATGACATctgggtaagtaaattatcatAATGTTTAATTGAACGTGGAATATTTCTTTAAGGATTAAAATCATACATCTAAtgctcatatatatatatatatatatatatatatatatatatatatatatatatatatatatcctttTTTAAGGACCGTTTTGATGTAAGGCATGTCTAGTTTAATATGAAGTCTGTTATTTATCATATTAATGGACTACGGTgtggtttccctgacagggcttacactagtcccagactaaatgcatttttgagaTGTGCCTTAATTTGAAAATGTCTTTCACTGacacatcttaacatatatcagtgccattattttatctcaagatgcacactagtattgttttttttttttttgtaaggtatgtttataAAAGCTATCccaatataactaaggcctagtcctggattaatcttaGTCCAGTTAATGGGAAACTGACCCTACATGTGTTATAGTCAATGAAGTATCTACCATTTCATTAgattaaaatctatttatatacaaataaatgtgacGTCACCAAACAGTTACACATTCAATCCAACAAAACCTCACAACACGTATTTTAAATCTCTGCTCTGCACGTGAAAGCATTAAAGAAACATCATGCATTATATACTACCATAGACGAATTTATTCACGTACACATTTCTGTCAGTTTAATGTTTGATAATGCTTACTGCTCTTTGAGGTCGTCTAAGATTAATCTGTTTACCTTCACGCGATTACATGCCGAAGTTGAACTTTATAGACTGAGAAGCGATGTGTTTACAATCATAACAAATAtaacagaccgcagcatattacAATAAAAATGTGCGCTTTAAATCACCTCACTCACCGGAAGAAGAAACCTCGAGAGCCACGCCTACTCGCATGACGTTAACTAGAGGCGCGTTCCAATTGGATGGGATCGTGTTCGTAATCTTTTACTAATGTAAATTACGTATTTTAcagtttgtaaaaatataataatatatatttttttatctaacATTTCTGTGTGATGTGATATTAAtgtaatttagtgtttataatgaaatatgttttaaatcccggGCTTTTCTATATAAGGTTATTGTATTAGAATCAGATGGATGAGCAGCGACATCTTCTGGTGgtgaaaagaaaataattttcatCAAAGAATGTGACCAGATTACAAATTACATTAAAcatgtacattttaatttattaaaaacatatatatttatattagccGAATGCCAGTTAAACTCGCCAGGTTTTTGTTCCGATCTGACTGTGAATCTTTTAATGTGGCGCGGTCCCTTTAAATGACTCCATTGTTTCCGCTAAAGTTCATCAAAGTCCTGAAACTCAAACGAGCGGATTCAGCTTACAACCGGACGTGATTTTCATTCATGGACGAtataaagtttgtgttaacagaTAAATCTCAACCCATCGATTGATGATAAACACGGAATCTGACTGTGATCATTCATTTTATTGAACAGCATCATTTTCATCAGCAGCAACATCAGCAACGAAACGAATCCGAATCGAGAAACATGACGAGTGAGTTCACCACACTAACTTACACTACACAACAcaacaatatataaaattaatatacatGCTATACACAATATATAATTCTGAACAAATACTTAACCTTGTACAGAGATACACAAAAGGGATCACAGTAACACACATATGATGTGATGATACATAGATATTACATACAGGTCTATAATATACATGTAACACattattaatgtatttattgcaCTTATGTGatctttgtgtgtttatttaaagtgtAACGTTATGGTATAATCATTTAAGGACAGATGTGAGGAACCTTTGACCCTGACCGGGTGAATATTTAACCGGGTCTAAGGTTTTACCACAGTTTAAAGTCTTAATGACAGCAGAACTGATATCAAACTTCCTCTTtgtgtaaaaacgtttttgTATGAAGTTATTAAGCTGTAAAAGCTCTTATAAGCCGAATACACGCGTAAAAACCAAGAAATTACGTCAAGACACTTAATCTCCTAAATGCTGAGGAAAGACTAGTCAATGTATTTTACAACTAGTGAATATACTTGTGAAATTTCATAAACTCGTGAAAATCGGTGTTTTCTATACAGAAATAAATTGTTTTGGCatgattttaaagtgtttgcCGGGTGTTCTGTTAGGTTAGCTCGATTTTAAGAAACGACtgacggatgacgtcaaagtaccgcgagagcacaTCTAGAAACCTAAAGGAGAAGtctaatttcgactcgctctcgcggtactttgacgtcatccgcctgtcagttcttgcggCGTCGCAGCTAAACTGAAGTCTTCTGTAATTAGCATTCCGTGTCATTCTGGGCTGTTTTCCTAAGTGGGCGGTTCTTGGGTAAAATCAGCtgtctgtcagtcagtcagtcagtgatGATGTCTGTCTgaattgtttgtgtgtgttcagtCAAGAGTCATGACCTGTTGACAGCAGAGATCCCGAATTTTGGATGTGCTCCTATAGGGATACTCCAGGaaattctctctctttcttgctctctctctctctcttatgtATGTCGTATCTACAAACTATGACTATCTAAGATATAGATCTAagcgcattgcattgtgggatacatTCCCAAACAGTGTGCATAAAAATAGTGCATATTATGCCTACAGAAACTTCTTATTCTGCACACAGTATGCATACTTCAGTAACAGTATATCTGTAGTATGGACATACGccaaaacatttcaaacatgCTCACTCTCTCTCAGTGACATCATTTTGCTGCATGCTTGCCGCAGCGACAGATCAGATTGGCTGATGTAGGGGAATCCTAAGCCCCTCCCCTTAGAGTAGAGTCATTCCCTCACAGGCCCCGCCCCCACTACTGCGCTAAGAGATCCCCAGTCCCCGCCTCCTCCTCTCATATTTTGCTGCTTTGCTGATAGACTCTCTCTCTGCtagcactctctctctctttctctctctctctctctctctttctctctgcatcATCCTGTGTGCAGTCAGCAGCATGGACTCCAGCGCAGCTCCAGCGCAGAGCAAAACCAAAGCTAAAGCTCATAAGAGAGGCAGTTTACAGAGCTGGACCAGTCCTGGTGAGTGTACGACAGTCAGAGAGAGAGGGGGGCGAGAGATATATACGGGGTGGGGTGTGTACGCTTATCAGATCTTTAGAGTAACGCAGTAACACACCACTCTAAAGGAGTGTTTTTATGGCATGCCTAATCAAATCTACTAAactgatatatatatttattattagttttactagtatttttttttgtacaatagtttttaaattaatattttttattttataatacctTTAATGCTAAATTATGATacttaaaaatgtgcattataaatattgaatttattaaattaaaatatttgtttataaatatttataatgttttcattatttatttcatttgctttattttctaatttttgTTTGATGATTATTAATGTGTAATAATGTTTGCACAGGTGTGTGATtgtcatgataaatgaatgatgGGTCAGTGTGTAACTTTAGGCCGTCCCGTCTCTGTTTTATTTAGCGAatctaaaaacaaacacaaactttctgcACTATTCATCCTGAGCTAGTgctgcatgcactgtaaaagaaatgtttttttatatatatatttcatcattatttcatttaattttgcaAACTTTAAAGCATTGTCGTATACCACATTGTTAAGCAACTTTGCACTTTTCCGTCAATATCAAACCGTTAAAAAacttagcatttttgtcaaatcaatatatatataactgaacaaattaagttaaacaatttcaacttgcttttataagttatgtcaacttatcacataAAATGTAGGTAAATAATAGGTTGAATTAACTTGCAAAAgcaagttgttttaacatcatgctgcatttttttaacagtgtaaatgaaaatgcaataACTTGCTAAACAATGCGGTTATACGATGAAGTTTTGATTTTGCAAAATTAAATtatgataaaaatatattttaaaaatgtaaacagtttattttagtttttcagTTCTGTGCTAACTATATtggcttgaaatgttgaatataCATAAAGTTTTTGACATATAAAATAATTCAGTTTAAACATTGTGATTTACACATTTGTGTAATTTCTGTATATGTTGCagctttatacacacacatacatgaatgaTATATGAGGCGTAAGAGAAAGAGGAACTCTCTCTGTACGTGAGTGTGTGACCTCATGAATTACTGATAAGATGACGGTGACGTCTGAGAAAACACGCATACACAACACATCAACAGtctgcacacacatcagatatatatgtgtgtgttagtATTCAGTATTggtgttgtgttgttgttgaTAACAGAAACGTAAATAAGTGAATCCTGTCTGACTTTATAATGTTAGCTGAATGTCTGTTTCACTTTACAGATTATTTTTGCTATGATCCACTCACATAGACTAgtgctgcataacgattaatcgcaactaatcgcttgctgaataaatgttttgtttacatcatatattatGCAGGACTCAAAATTACGACCATTTTGGTCGTATATTCTCCTGAAATTTTATTGGCTTTTGCGCAAGCGCAAATAATTGTTGTTAATTTCTTTACGAAACATTAACATACTGTGAAATAATTAGCGAATGTCTCATAGAGACCAATGAAACTTTACACGGAGTTTCATGCTGTTTTTAGCACCCAAGGACACCAACACATGAAGTTCATATCAAGTTCATATCGTCAAATACACATTGACAACCcattaaaataaaagtctgtTAAGCGTAATGAAGTTGACAGAAATATATTACTATTGTACAGaaaaatctacttttaaaataatgaaaataatggtttaattttttattattttttctttttttctaaaataatataATCACTCTAAAAAGATGTGTACTTTAATTTCTaatttaaacaaagttttttttatgcagcattttgacaaaatataaaaatgctaaatttatttgttttatttttatttgattattttagaaaatattaattattacatttgATGAATTCGGTTTACAAAACATGCTGTTTGATAAGTGAAATGTAATAgtgacactttacaataaggttcattagttaacattagttaactacattaattaacatgaactaataatgaactgcacttatacagcatttattactctttgttaatgttaatttcaacaattactactactttattaaaatcttgttaatgttagttaatggactgtgaactaacatgaacaaacacttaaaagctttatttctattaaccaagatgaataaatactgtaataaatgtattgctcatggtttgttcatgttagttaatacattaactaatgttaactaattaaccttattgtaaagtgttaccaatgtaattaatcattaatgaaaagtcaaaatCTAGAATTcagaaaaatgtaaacatttgtgaaaataaaaaaactgaattttaaataaacaattttacaaATAGTTTTTATAGGGCCTCATAAATCTACACATGTTAAGCATATAGCTTGTTTATTAATGAGGCAAGCACAAGTCAAGTGTGtggcaaatattttaaaatcaagtttGATTGTTCAAGCTTTTAATCTTCAGGATGATGAACTCCTAACTTTTACATTTGGGAAGCGCCAGTGCTACCTACTAAATAGGTTAATTTCGAGCcctgtatttgtgtgtgtactgtaaatgttgttataatatgTTACATACTACACTGGGTCATTGTCACGGGTCGCTGTGTCCCGATGTGTTTTATACTGCTGGGTGATGAAGGACTGGGGTCTTATTTTCGGTTCCCATGAATACTAGTGGCTGATTTTCCCAGGATTCCTAGAGTTCCAGAGCCCACTGTGGTTCATCCCAAACCCCTTACAATGAACATTGGTACAACCCAAACCAGACATAACCCGACCATCCcaatcacacacagacagagagatgtAGCATCACTGAGAATGAAGagagatacatagatagatagttgTTGTACTTTTAGTTACACTAATAGCCATTGTGTCATGTACAGGTGTTTGTGTGCATTACTTACATTTAAGAAGTGTCTGTAGAATGCTtgtttctgattggtcagtgtTTAGCAGTTGACTGTACACAGACATGCTCATAAAGTTGTGCAAAAGTTTAAAGTTTCTTTGTAAATTCAGCGCTAAAGCATCTACGGTTTTATCATATTTGTTATcagtattaaataaatattatttttattattattattatttataatctCTCTTTCTTTGTGTATAGATCTGTATGGTTCTTCAGATCAGAGGCCGTTGATGTCTCAGCGTTCACTGCCCGGTACACCTGTCACTCATAAACATCTGCCTGTGGATCTGCGCACATCTATGGATGGAAAATACAAAGAGATCGCTGAGGTTTGTgtcttatttattatattaattgaATAAATGGCAGATAGTTGAATTAACAGGACAGGGCAATGACGGGAGCAAAGCGCAAATGAACGTTGGTTAATAAGTGTgagtacatatatatatataaatgagtATTTGTGAAATTGGTGTtgggtttttatttaaaaatagtaTCGAACCACAAACTAATCATCTGTTTCAAAATTAAAAAgattatattaataaaagtcTGTAGTAGTGTGTGGCTTTTGCGCTTTTACACATGAATATCTTAATTTAGTGCATAATTTAgctataataagtaaaaaaatctaaattaaatttatccgattaatcgaaaaatactCGCCTGaataatcgattatgaaaaCAATCGTTAGTTGGAGCCCtaacttaaatgtataaaaggTCTAATATTTAAGTAAAGATGAGTtgtcttgtgtgtgtttgtgatgtgTAGGAGCTGTTAGTGAGGAGTATGACAGACAGCGATATGCGTTGTGCACCGTACGAGTTTCCTGAAGAAAGTCCAATCGAACAGCTGGAGGAGAGACGACACCGTCTGGAGAGACAGATCAGTCAGGACGTCAAGtgagacacaaacacacgccATGATGCAACATACACAGACCAATGAGATGTTAGTGTGGGTGGGGCTtttcagtgtgacatcacagaaGTAGAAACCAAACTGATCAGAGGTTTTAACCAGGATTCTTCTATGTTCTGGTCCAGGAGTTTCATGAGAACACTGAATCTCCCACAATGCACTGCAGCACTCACATTCATCCCTAACATCTTTTTGAATAAAACGCCCACTTTACACAATCCAATCAGTGTCTGATGGATGAAATCAAGCTCCGCCCCTGTGATGTTATGATAATGAGACCGtgattttgtttgtgtgtgtgtgcgtatgtgtgtgtgcatgcaccTGTGCATCCGTGTGTGCGTACATCCATGCATGAAACACAAACTGTTGTGTGTGAATTTATGAGAACATTCTTCTCACACACAGATAGACACAACACACtgatgttttcctttgtttGGTTGTGTTTGTCACAAACAGTGCTTACACATGCACAAAGATTATGGTCTGGTTTGTTTTTAGATGCACAGCTGCATTGTACGTGTGTGTGCCTGCGTGCGAAACAAAaagtgtatatacagtatgagtgtgtttgtgtaacaCTAGGTGTGTTGTGTGTCTTACTCACTCAAATCTGCTGCTTTGCCTCACCCCACCCTTCCCCAAACTCCACCCCTTCTCCAAACTCCGCCCCTTTCCGCCCCCTCAGGCTTGAGCCCGAGATTCTGCTGAGAGCGAAACAAGACTTCATGAAAGTAGACAGCACTGCAGACCTGGAGTGAGTCTCGTTCTGTCTCTCCTctatctctctctgtctgtctggttctgtctctctctcatgaTGTTTGGTCTGGTGTCTGTCTGCAGGTTTCTGAAGGACGGTCATGAAGATGCTGTGGATTATCATTACTTGGAGAGAGAGACGGTTATAGAGAGAGAATTTCAGCGTGTGTCCATCTCAGGAGAGGAGAAGTGTGGGGTAAGACAGCAGTTGTGTGAGAGAAAACAACAGGAGCGATGTCGGTCTGGATTAGCGCTTCCAGAATAATGACACAAAACCTCACGTTCGGTTATTTGTACATGTTTTTTGTTACTAGACACTTGTTTACAGTGAAGGCAtttacatttgttatgaaaGTGTCTGTGGAGATGAAAAACGTTAATCTTCAAACccttttttggttaaaaataagcaAAGTTTGTAAAAATCAGCATTTAAAACCGACTTCTATCCCGATTCACAACTGtaagcttataataataatttacactgcaaaaaaatattttcagtaaaaatatcaaaaaattaagatgctttttcttgatgagcaaaacaatctaagaaaataagtctagtttttagaccaaaaatatcaaatttaagtgtttttgtgcataaaacaagcaaaaaaatctgccaatggggaaagcaaaaaaatcttgaacatttttcttaaacactaaatccaagaaaaatttgcttttcccatttttttgcttgttttcttttgcttgttgcacaaatcacttaaatgtgatatttttggtctaaaaactagacttattttcttgggtcgttttgctcatcaagaaaaaagcatcttgttttcagtacaaatatataaaaattcttaaattaagatctattttcttgatgagcaaaatgaactaagaaaataattctagttttttAGAtagaaaatatcaaatttaagcgaatttgtgcttaaaactattttaagtaataattaagtgtttatgaaaaaagaaaacttatttcaagattttttttcttattccattggcagattttttatttattttttgtttgcttgttttaagcactaattaactaaagtttatatttttgtctaaaaactagattattttcctaggtcattttgctcatcaggatcttaattttagaattgttagatatttttaatttaattttatattatattttaagtcatttttgcagtgttttccACTTTAATTGAATTGTGTTATTGACGTGTTTTTTGTGATGTTTCTGTACTCAGGTGCCATTCACTGATCTAGTAGACGCTGCTAAGTGTGTGGTGAAGGCTTTATTCATCCGTGAGAAGTACATGAATGTATCACTGCAGAGTTTCTGTAAGACCACCGCTCGATCCCTTCAGGAGCTCAATGACAGACCGCCGGACGTCAACTTCAGTCAGGACGCTCACGAGAGCCCGGTCGACTCAGGTGTGTCatcacacatacaaacacacacaaacagaagaGATTCAAGAgactcatctctctctctctttctcagatGCTCCTGTTCACCCACCGGTATCAAAAACTCACCCCTATGAAGGCCAGGACATGAAGAACCTGCCGTCTGATTTGGGTTACAGCTGTAAGATGGTGGATGGAGTCGTTCATGTCTACACCAAACAAAACCCAATGGAcaagtgagtgtgtgtgtgtgtgtgcgtgtgtgtgtgtgctgctaAATTTGGCAAAACCTCATTTTTACAAATGACCATAAAAGGAAAAATGGATCATAAACCTAATGAAGTGatttgaaacactttatatgaGCAGAAGCTCAACATCAAACAAGCGTGACGATCTGTGATGCACACAGTAATGTTTAAGGTTTGAGCAGATTTATTTTGCTGCTTACTGTTTTGAGGATGCATCTATATGGACTCTGCAGATCCGGCCTGGAGTCGCCTGGTGTCTGTGTAAAACCCTAAAATGCTGTCTTGTTACTGTGTGTTCATACCAGACGCAAATGAGGCAAATAATTTGCACTATTTATGCATAGTTAACTCTCGTTGTTCCCGCCTCATTTCAGCATACTTTTTGCGTCATTCACTTGTGAAATTTGCACCGTTCGCACTAAATTGTGTGTCGTTCCTGCGTGATTTACGCAGCGTTGGTGTGTGCAATTTGCATTGTACACGCGTGAATTTGTTGTCGTTTGCGTGTGAAATTTTTGTTGTATGCGCGTGAATTTGTGGTCGTTTGCGCGTGAAATTTGCGTCGTTTGTGCATGAAATTTGCGTCTTACGAGCCTAAATTTTTGGTCGTTGCGTGTGAAATTTGCGTCGTTTGCACGCAAAATTTGTGTTgtatgtgtgtaaatttttGGTTGTTGCGCGTGAAATCTGCGTTGTTTGCGCGTGAAATTTGCGTCGTACACGAGTGAAATTTGCGTTGTACGCGCATGAAATTTGTGTCGTTTGCGTGTGAAATTTGTGTCGTTTGCGCGTGAAATTCGCGTCGTACACGCCTGATTTTTTGGTCGTTTGCGCATGAAATTTGCGACATCTGCGCGTGAAATTTGCGTCATACGTGCGTGAAATTTGTGTCGTTTGCGCATTAAATTTGCGACGTTTGCGCCTGAAGATGTGAATTTTCTCAATTTGCTGGCTTTAGCTTGTAGTCTCAGTAGGTGTATGTATATAAATTGGGTAAAGACCGTTtttacaactttttttttacaattgtttgacctcctcactcactgtcttccaagcaagatccttttattcctgtttctataaaagtacgaagatgtgTCGTACAGCTTTCGGGTGTCCACACACAGCGATGATGTTATTTGTccgtcctccattgttgttttgtatttctgtctCAGCTCACTACGTCATAATTACATCACTACttgagcaagctcctgattggttaacgcggcacgaatatccaccaaagttcagatttttcaactcatgTAATTGATGTTACGTCCGTCAAATGCCCGAAATGCTCAATTCGCACAAATTGCGTAATTTGCGCAAATTCTGTCATTTGTGCcgcctttgcattgacttaattTAAATCACTTGCGCATAATGCTTCATTCACGTCTGGTATGAACGCACCAATGGGCTGCTTACTAGTGTTTAGTACAGAGCTATATACTTTAATACATCAGGTTTAtaggtgtgtttgtgtgtctacagGAGCACAGAATTAGATCTGCCATATCCAGATCTGCAGGAATTCATCACGGATATGAACGTCATGATGGCTTTGATCATCAACGGCCCTGTGTGAGTCACACATTACCCAGCATGCATCGTGCTCATGCGCTCAACCGTATGTGTGCATGCATTTAATTCAGACTTGTGTTTATACAGAAAGTCGTTCTGTTATCGGCGACTGCAGTATTTGAGCTCAAAGTTTCAGATGCACATTCTTCTGAATGAGATGAAGGAGCTGGCGGCGCAGAAGAAAGTGCCACATCGAGATTTCTACAACATACGAAAAGTACTTCTGCATATTACACACCTGAATAGTTTAGATGACACGTTTATATCATCTgactctctttctttctgtctcagGTGGACACGCACATTCACGCCTCGTCCTGCATGAATCAGAAACATCTGCTGAGGTTTATTAAGCGTGCGATGAAGAAATACCCCGATGAGATCGTGCACATGGAGGGCGGTCGCGGTCAGACGCTGATGGACGTGTTCGAGAACATGAATCTGACGGCGTACGACCTCAGCGTCGACACGCTCGACATGCACGCGGTAAGACGTTATAATAAAGCTCCTGTAAGGATCACTTGACGTTTGTGTGACATCATAAACTTGCTCCTCAGGACAGAAACACTTTCCATCGTTTCGACAAATTCAACTCCAAATACAACCCCATCGGAGAGTCCATCCTCAGAGAGATCTTCATCAAAACGGACAATCACATCAATGGCAAATACTTCGCCCACATCGTCAAGGTACGAGAGCTCAACCATTTTCGTATGATAGTCAAAAATGTACATCATTACAGTGAATGTTACGTTCTGTGTGTCTGTACAGGAAGTGATGTCAGACCTCGAGGAGAGTAAATATCAGAATGCCGAGCTGCGTCTGTCCGTATACGGTCGATCTATGGATGAATGGGATAAACTTGCGGAGTGGGCCGTTTCACACTCTGTGTATTCAGACAACGTCCGCTGGCTCATTCAGATCCCACGACTCTTGTAAGGAAATGACATCagtcgtgtgtgtgtttgtctgtgtgtgttgatGTTAAAGGTCActgatgtgtgtgtttgcgtctGCAGTGATGTTTACCGCACAAAGAAACAACTGATAAACTTCCAGCAGATGTTGGAGAACATATTCATGCCTCTGTTTGAGGTGACCATCAACCCAAATAGTCACCCAGACCTCCACCTGTTCCTACAACACGTAAGTCtcactgtgcgttcacaccagacacgaataatgcaattaaattgaataaatcACACTATTCACGCATAGTTGGACGCTTTAACCTTTTGAGTGAACTCGTCACTCAAAAAAAGTGACATGAAATGTGCATCATTGGCGCGTGACGTGCGTCGTTCGCGCGTGAAATGTGCGTCGTTTGCGCTTGTGAAATGTgcgttgtttgtgcttgtgaaATGTGCGCCGCTCGCGCTCGTGAAATGTGCGTCGTTCGCGCTCGTGAAATGTGCATCATTGGCTCGTGAAATTTGTGTCGTTCGTGCTCGTAAAAATGTGCGTCGTTTGCGCTCGTGAAATGTGCATCATTGGCTCGTG
This genomic window contains:
- the LOC129453287 gene encoding AMP deaminase 2 isoform X3 encodes the protein MNIDLYGSSDQRPLMSQRSLPGTPVTHKHLPVDLRTSMDGKYKEIAEELLVRSMTDSDMRCAPYEFPEESPIEQLEERRHRLERQISQDVKLEPEILLRAKQDFMKVDSTADLEFLKDGHEDAVDYHYLERETVIEREFQRVSISGEEKCGVPFTDLVDAAKCVVKALFIREKYMNVSLQSFCKTTARSLQELNDRPPDVNFSQDAHESPVDSDAPVHPPVSKTHPYEGQDMKNLPSDLGYSCKMVDGVVHVYTKQNPMDKSTELDLPYPDLQEFITDMNVMMALIINGPVKSFCYRRLQYLSSKFQMHILLNEMKELAAQKKVPHRDFYNIRKVDTHIHASSCMNQKHLLRFIKRAMKKYPDEIVHMEGGRGQTLMDVFENMNLTAYDLSVDTLDMHADRNTFHRFDKFNSKYNPIGESILREIFIKTDNHINGKYFAHIVKEVMSDLEESKYQNAELRLSVYGRSMDEWDKLAEWAVSHSVYSDNVRWLIQIPRLFDVYRTKKQLINFQQMLENIFMPLFEVTINPNSHPDLHLFLQHVVGFDSVDDESKPEHHIFNLDSPSPARWCEDDNPPYSYYLYYMYANITVLNHLRRRRGFQTFMLRPHCGEAGPIHHLVSGFMLSENISHGLLLRKAPVLQYLFYLAQIGIAMSPLSNNSLFLSYHRNPLHEYLSRGLMVSLSTDDPLQFHFTKEPLMEEYSIAAQVWKLSSCDMCELARNSVLMSGFSHRAKSYWLGPGYDEEGPFSNDIRRTNVPDIRVAYRHETLCEELHLITQAVQTQELDNIQEETL